One region of Mycolicibacterium lutetiense genomic DNA includes:
- a CDS encoding vWA domain-containing protein — protein MSLEPVLPPLLLAVLVVVLVAARVSTFGRVRAQAGGWAAVWRWSALTAAGVLLVVAALGPTVGGRHDAVPRPAGDREPNIFVLLDRSPEMSQENADGRSLMAAARDDVAALIDRYPDARFALIGFADRPSVVWPLSADTWSLRPVVAATEAYPATPDANVGAAASVLRYQLISAVQQFPRAQNLVFYLGAGAPESSAPQREFQLPEDAVDGGAVLGYGNPGAPLLRGVAEQVGVPFIPRSDATPLNTVLPGGAAEGQAPTATRNRAALELYWIFAGAAALLILGELYLVLRGFRRMQSIDLGSGP, from the coding sequence ATGAGCCTGGAGCCGGTCCTGCCGCCGCTGCTGCTCGCAGTGCTCGTAGTGGTGCTCGTCGCAGCGCGGGTCAGCACGTTCGGGCGGGTCAGGGCCCAGGCGGGCGGTTGGGCGGCGGTGTGGCGCTGGTCCGCACTGACGGCGGCCGGGGTGCTCCTGGTGGTGGCCGCTCTCGGCCCCACCGTGGGCGGACGCCACGACGCCGTGCCTCGCCCGGCCGGTGACCGGGAGCCCAATATCTTTGTGCTCCTGGACCGTTCTCCGGAGATGTCGCAGGAGAACGCCGATGGCCGCTCTCTGATGGCGGCGGCGCGCGATGATGTCGCGGCACTGATCGACCGGTATCCCGACGCCCGCTTCGCCCTGATCGGGTTCGCCGACCGTCCGTCCGTGGTGTGGCCGTTGTCCGCGGACACCTGGAGCTTGCGGCCGGTGGTGGCCGCAACGGAGGCGTACCCGGCGACACCGGATGCCAACGTGGGCGCGGCGGCGAGCGTGCTTCGCTACCAGTTGATCAGCGCCGTGCAGCAGTTTCCGAGGGCCCAGAACCTGGTGTTCTATCTTGGCGCGGGTGCTCCTGAATCGTCGGCACCCCAACGGGAATTCCAACTCCCCGAGGATGCGGTCGACGGCGGCGCGGTGTTGGGTTACGGAAATCCGGGGGCCCCGCTGCTGCGCGGCGTGGCCGAGCAGGTCGGGGTGCCGTTCATCCCGCGTAGCGACGCGACACCGCTGAATACGGTGTTGCCCGGCGGGGCCGCCGAGGGTCAGGCTCCTACGGCGACCCGGAACCGGGCTGCTCTCGAGCTGTACTGGATCTTCGCCGGGGCGGCGGCACTGCTCATCCTGGGCGAGCTCTATCTGGTGCTGCGGGGATTCCGGCGCATGCAGTCGATCGATCTGGGGTCCGGGCCATGA
- a CDS encoding DUF58 domain-containing protein translates to MGRYLDSAKAYAGRDVGGLLEGGRYALVHTRSLEFDELRPYVPGDDVRDIDWKATARSGHTLIKRFVSEKHHKVLVVADAGRNSCALAPSGELKRIVAQHIIGAIGLMTLPRSDEIAMVLGDHRGNVDIRLRRGETHIESMLHRFHHHATNHPGPSDILVQLEWVARHYRHRLLIFVVSDEPEVSDRLAEVLRPLTARHDVLWALVGDMPAVSGRRDIGRCYEITDGRPILTDLDSDVIEAYQRAEAQRREQLSEFLTLQRIPHARIPGSPRIRAALTTMTGVYARAG, encoded by the coding sequence ATGGGTAGGTATCTGGACTCCGCCAAGGCGTATGCCGGCCGTGACGTCGGTGGGCTCCTCGAGGGTGGCCGGTATGCCCTGGTGCACACCCGAAGCCTGGAGTTCGACGAGCTGCGGCCCTACGTCCCCGGTGACGATGTGCGCGACATCGACTGGAAGGCCACGGCGCGCTCCGGGCACACCCTGATCAAGCGGTTCGTCTCGGAGAAGCATCACAAGGTGCTGGTGGTCGCCGACGCCGGCCGCAACAGTTGTGCATTGGCGCCGTCGGGTGAGCTGAAACGAATTGTGGCCCAGCACATCATCGGTGCGATCGGATTGATGACGCTGCCCCGGTCTGACGAGATCGCCATGGTGCTCGGTGACCACCGCGGCAACGTGGACATCCGTCTGCGCCGCGGGGAGACCCATATCGAGAGCATGCTGCACCGGTTCCATCACCATGCCACGAACCATCCGGGTCCCAGCGACATCCTGGTTCAGCTCGAATGGGTGGCCCGGCACTACCGGCATCGGTTGTTGATCTTCGTGGTGTCCGACGAGCCGGAGGTCTCCGACCGGTTGGCCGAGGTGTTGCGCCCGCTGACCGCCCGCCACGACGTGCTGTGGGCACTGGTCGGCGACATGCCCGCGGTGAGTGGGCGCCGGGACATTGGCCGCTGCTACGAGATCACCGATGGGCGCCCGATCCTGACCGACCTGGACAGCGATGTCATCGAGGCCTATCAACGCGCCGAAGCCCAACGGCGCGAACAGCTTTCCGAGTTTCTGACGCTGCAGCGGATCCCGCACGCCCGGATCCCGGGGAGCCCGCGGATCAGGGCCGCCTTGACGACGATGACCGGGGTGTACGCCCGTGCCGGATGA
- a CDS encoding cutinase family protein, which produces MGVRTVSALAGIAALTATVVVGTIATPVSSAAPDCPDIEVVFARGTDEPAGIGNVGKAFVDTLRPMVKGSTVGTYAVQYPASWEFQKAAAGATDMSKRVQATAARCPKTKIVLGGYSQGAAVVDVVATSPVAGLGYTAPLPAAVVPRIASVVVFGNPSARLGQPLTRMSPDFGARTADLCNTNDPICSPGRDWDAHITYPKSGLIKLAAQWVTRHVQPPPPAPAARR; this is translated from the coding sequence GTGGGTGTCCGTACGGTATCGGCCCTCGCGGGCATCGCAGCACTGACTGCGACCGTCGTCGTGGGCACAATCGCGACGCCTGTCTCCTCGGCCGCACCGGACTGCCCCGACATCGAAGTCGTCTTCGCCCGTGGCACCGATGAGCCCGCCGGTATCGGCAATGTCGGCAAGGCGTTCGTCGACACACTGCGCCCCATGGTCAAAGGCTCCACGGTCGGCACCTACGCGGTGCAGTACCCGGCATCGTGGGAATTCCAGAAGGCCGCCGCCGGGGCCACCGACATGAGCAAGCGCGTCCAGGCCACCGCGGCGCGGTGCCCCAAGACCAAGATCGTGCTGGGCGGCTACTCGCAGGGCGCCGCCGTGGTCGACGTCGTGGCCACCTCACCGGTCGCCGGCCTGGGCTACACGGCCCCACTGCCCGCCGCGGTCGTCCCGCGCATCGCCTCGGTCGTCGTCTTCGGCAACCCGTCGGCACGCCTCGGTCAGCCGCTGACCCGCATGAGCCCGGACTTCGGCGCCAGGACCGCGGACCTGTGCAACACCAACGACCCCATCTGCTCGCCCGGCCGCGACTGGGACGCGCACATCACCTATCCGAAATCGGGCCTGATCAAGCTCGCCGCGCAGTGGGTCACGCGTCACGTCCAGCCGCCGCCTCCAGCGCCCGCTGCTCGACGCTGA
- a CDS encoding TetR/AcrR family transcriptional regulator, translated as MAVADRLSAREAKRLQTRERLMGAAIAEFKRAGMAEADVGAIVTAAGVAHGTFFFHFPTKEHVLLELEQREEERIAKQYTQFLKKPHSLEGGLRESMRLVVGLERRLGGVLFKDFLALHFSQTRPPAPDSQDHPVISGVAREIELAQEQGEVAADVKPWNSAVFFLLGFYALLITTNDWPNRDDLLDDYVIRTMRSLTP; from the coding sequence ATGGCTGTGGCAGACAGGCTGTCCGCGCGTGAGGCGAAGCGCCTGCAGACGCGTGAGCGTTTGATGGGTGCGGCGATCGCGGAGTTCAAGCGTGCCGGGATGGCCGAAGCGGATGTCGGCGCGATCGTCACTGCGGCGGGTGTCGCGCACGGCACGTTCTTCTTCCACTTTCCGACCAAGGAACATGTACTGCTGGAACTCGAACAGCGCGAAGAGGAGCGCATCGCCAAGCAGTACACCCAATTCCTCAAGAAGCCGCACAGTCTCGAGGGAGGGCTGCGCGAGTCGATGCGGCTGGTTGTCGGGCTGGAACGCCGGCTCGGCGGCGTGTTATTCAAAGATTTTCTGGCCCTGCACTTCTCGCAGACCCGGCCGCCCGCACCGGATAGCCAGGACCACCCGGTGATCTCCGGGGTGGCGCGCGAGATCGAACTGGCCCAGGAGCAGGGTGAGGTCGCGGCCGACGTGAAGCCGTGGAACAGCGCGGTGTTCTTCCTGCTCGGCTTCTATGCCCTGCTGATCACCACCAACGACTGGCCCAACCGCGATGACCTTCTGGACGACTACGTGATCAGGACCATGCGAAGCCTGACGCCCTGA
- a CDS encoding nitric oxide reductase activation protein NorD, translated as MTDNDAIAVERSCALTAVALSGGRRDGVRLVTGEHRAFGLSTALDYVHVPYPGRVLAWTRRSLTCGVALQCAPSKDRLVHYRLNELSGRELQALSLVEAGVALGWIATRWPGLIGEIRRLLPELEQVDGDMPADDMLRCAVELARSGESVEVDPLLGRLPATYTAPAGLADALRRRFGRMPWTSNQKRLPRPYSVPVGGDGGVRNPNLPPPSRPQDNDLDVTPQHRPGIPYPEWNAWTDTFLRDHVAVIEHAKPPRSRQSAPVPADLRAWFSEHTHRAMTDRLEDGSDLDVDSYVRHHIDLATGEAGQPRVFRELLPSGRDVSTALLLDGSSSLGVHGGRIFRLELACADALSQAMTQARERHGIFVFTGNTRHRVEVQCLKDFEDRRFVPPSAAGLVTGGYTRLGAPLRHLTGRLLAQPSERRLLIVIGDGLISDEGYEGRYAWADTAHAVEEANDAGVAVYYVGVGPTRVDPLPEVFGPRRSQRIRRVEELPRVLAHVHRELVAA; from the coding sequence ATGACCGACAACGACGCGATCGCGGTCGAGCGCAGCTGCGCCCTGACCGCCGTGGCCCTGAGCGGCGGCCGCCGTGACGGGGTGCGGCTGGTCACCGGCGAGCATCGCGCGTTCGGGCTGAGCACGGCGCTCGACTACGTGCACGTGCCTTATCCGGGCCGGGTCCTTGCCTGGACTCGACGGTCGTTGACCTGCGGTGTGGCACTACAGTGCGCGCCGTCTAAAGATCGGCTGGTGCACTACCGGCTCAATGAACTGTCCGGCCGGGAGTTGCAAGCCCTCAGCCTGGTCGAGGCCGGGGTGGCGCTGGGCTGGATCGCCACTCGATGGCCCGGTCTGATCGGCGAAATCCGAAGACTGCTACCCGAACTGGAACAGGTCGACGGTGACATGCCGGCCGACGACATGCTGCGATGTGCGGTCGAATTGGCCCGCAGCGGCGAGTCCGTCGAGGTCGACCCGCTGCTCGGCCGGCTGCCCGCCACCTACACCGCTCCGGCCGGGCTGGCCGACGCGCTGCGCCGAAGGTTCGGCCGGATGCCGTGGACCAGTAACCAAAAGCGCCTGCCGAGGCCCTATTCCGTGCCGGTCGGCGGAGACGGCGGAGTGCGCAATCCCAACCTCCCGCCGCCCAGCCGGCCCCAGGACAACGACCTCGACGTCACCCCGCAGCATCGGCCGGGAATTCCCTACCCGGAGTGGAACGCATGGACCGACACCTTCCTGCGCGATCATGTCGCCGTCATCGAGCATGCCAAGCCGCCGCGCAGCAGGCAGTCCGCGCCGGTGCCGGCCGATCTCCGGGCCTGGTTCTCCGAACACACCCACCGGGCGATGACCGACCGGCTGGAGGACGGCTCGGACCTGGACGTCGATTCCTATGTCCGCCACCACATCGACCTGGCCACCGGTGAAGCTGGGCAGCCCCGGGTATTCCGGGAGTTGTTGCCCAGCGGTAGGGACGTGTCCACCGCGCTGCTGCTCGACGGCAGTTCGTCGCTGGGCGTACATGGCGGGCGGATCTTCCGGCTGGAACTGGCCTGCGCGGACGCGTTGTCCCAGGCGATGACCCAGGCCAGGGAGCGCCACGGCATCTTCGTGTTCACCGGCAACACCCGTCACCGGGTGGAAGTGCAGTGCCTCAAGGACTTCGAGGACCGGCGATTCGTCCCACCGAGTGCAGCCGGCCTGGTCACCGGCGGATACACCCGCCTGGGTGCGCCGCTGCGGCACCTGACAGGTCGCCTCCTGGCTCAGCCGTCCGAGCGGCGCCTACTCATCGTGATCGGAGACGGCCTGATCTCCGACGAGGGCTATGAGGGCCGCTATGCCTGGGCGGACACCGCGCATGCGGTCGAGGAGGCCAACGACGCCGGCGTCGCCGTGTACTACGTCGGCGTCGGGCCGACGCGCGTCGACCCCCTGCCCGAGGTGTTCGGACCGCGCCGGTCCCAACGGATCCGCCGGGTCGAGGAGCTTCCGCGCGTGCTGGCGCACGTACACCGAGAACTGGTCGCGGCGTGA
- a CDS encoding NUDIX hydrolase: MTIAYDESLRERIGAHLAGHQRRSVTDPTKRHAAVAVVLVDSELGEDRVDPAPVDEWIDGRPMPEPGLDGRMVDVSGGAAFLLCRRTSRLSSHAAQWALPGGRLDPGETAIEAALRELDEEVGVSLPDSAVLGLLDDYPTRSGYVITPVVVWGGGRLDLRPSPDEVVAAYRVGLHQLQRADSPRFVTIPESPRPVVQIPLGHDLIHAPTGAVLLQLRWLALEGRTDPVDELEQPVFAWK, from the coding sequence GTGACCATCGCGTACGACGAATCGCTGCGGGAACGGATCGGGGCGCATCTGGCGGGGCACCAGCGCCGCTCGGTGACCGACCCGACGAAGCGCCACGCGGCCGTGGCGGTGGTCCTGGTGGACTCCGAACTCGGCGAGGACCGGGTGGATCCGGCCCCGGTCGACGAGTGGATCGACGGCCGCCCGATGCCGGAACCAGGCCTCGACGGCCGCATGGTGGACGTTTCCGGAGGGGCAGCGTTCCTGTTGTGCCGCAGGACATCTCGACTTTCCTCCCACGCCGCGCAGTGGGCGCTTCCCGGTGGTCGGCTGGACCCGGGTGAAACGGCGATCGAGGCCGCGTTGCGGGAACTGGACGAGGAGGTCGGGGTCAGCCTGCCCGACTCGGCGGTGTTGGGCCTGCTCGACGACTACCCGACCCGCTCCGGTTACGTGATCACCCCGGTGGTGGTCTGGGGCGGCGGCCGGCTGGACCTGCGCCCGTCGCCCGACGAGGTGGTGGCGGCCTACCGGGTGGGGCTGCATCAACTACAGCGCGCGGATTCGCCGCGGTTCGTCACGATTCCGGAGAGCCCGCGCCCCGTGGTGCAGATCCCGCTGGGTCACGACCTGATCCACGCCCCGACCGGGGCCGTGTTGCTGCAGTTGCGGTGGCTGGCACTGGAGGGCCGCACCGATCCGGTCGACGAACTCGAACAGCCGGTGTTCGCCTGGAAGTAA
- a CDS encoding MMPL/RND family transporter: MLETIARAASRYALLVMAAWLVLAGLGTIAVPQLEHVVKDQSRAFFPTDSGATEAAQRMGTLFGDSDSNNIAYVVLDADRTLGDADRAYYRALADRLRTDTPGVESIMDLWDDPAAAAVFESQDHRAAYLMARLSGQLGSSTATDAVAALRTAVDAADAPAGLRVHVTGPGPSLVDEFAALDAQLARITVLTVGMIAALLLLVYRSPITAAVPLASVGLALAVARPVVALLGEHGVIEVSVFSVALMSAMVLGAGTDYGIFLLGRYHENRRAGLAPPDALADAYRRVAPVIVGSSATIATALFCLTFAKVNFLRSAGIPSGIGVLAAMLGALTLTPALIGWFSRRGWIEPRAARASRRWRKIGTAVARWPVPILVVAVAALIVCTVPLLGAKLSFSELSAQPAGTDSSRGYQAVHGRFPDNRLLPEIVSIEADRDLRNPAGLITIERVTRKILEVRGVRTVQSASRPAGTPVRQGTLTYQAGQIGEQLDGTAQSALNGMNSVDTVSATIGRLDGALDGMQRGLSGAVDGLNRVGAGSQDIGAGMTGLQGNLQEVSGYADPLRQFVDNNPDCAANPICAAVQKIVTPLDDAVSATGTLAGGAGALEDGAASATKSLDGAAKGVATMRSALAQLRSLTTTLRSSLGSVGPQMQQMTGYLSQLSSDFDGSSDGGFYLPPRTFDDPQYRRVMGMMFSPDGHATRLLIYGDGESWGRDGADRSAEIRIAAAEALKDTPLAASGVVGLTGVGTATAELVTYVQHDFTLLVIATLVLIFVIVAGMLRSPVAGIVVLATVTISYASALGASVAIWQFLVGQPLHWAVPALAFIALVAVGADYNLLLAMRLRDEARAGVRTATIRAFAGTGSVVTIAGIVFGLTMFAMLGASVVTIAQVGSTIGIGLLIDTLVVRTFVVPPIAVLLGRWFWWPRRVPAMPGADSGA, translated from the coding sequence ATGCTGGAGACCATTGCCCGAGCAGCAAGCAGGTACGCACTGCTGGTCATGGCGGCCTGGTTGGTGCTGGCCGGCCTCGGCACCATCGCGGTGCCCCAACTTGAACACGTTGTGAAAGACCAGTCCCGGGCGTTCTTTCCGACTGATTCCGGTGCCACCGAGGCGGCGCAACGGATGGGCACGTTGTTCGGGGATTCCGACAGCAACAACATCGCCTATGTCGTCCTCGACGCCGACCGGACTTTGGGGGACGCCGACCGCGCCTACTACCGCGCCCTCGCCGACCGACTGCGCACCGACACCCCCGGCGTCGAATCGATCATGGATCTGTGGGACGACCCTGCCGCGGCGGCAGTATTCGAAAGCCAGGACCACCGGGCGGCCTACCTGATGGCCCGGCTCTCCGGGCAACTGGGCAGCAGCACCGCGACCGACGCCGTGGCCGCCCTGCGCACCGCGGTCGACGCGGCTGACGCCCCTGCCGGTCTACGCGTCCACGTCACCGGGCCCGGGCCCAGCCTGGTCGACGAATTCGCCGCCCTGGATGCCCAATTGGCGAGGATCACGGTGCTGACCGTCGGAATGATCGCCGCGCTCCTGCTTTTGGTGTACCGCTCGCCGATCACCGCGGCCGTCCCACTTGCCTCGGTGGGGTTGGCGCTGGCGGTCGCGCGGCCCGTGGTCGCGCTGCTCGGCGAGCACGGCGTGATCGAGGTGTCGGTGTTCTCGGTCGCGTTGATGTCGGCGATGGTGCTCGGCGCCGGGACCGACTACGGAATCTTCCTGCTCGGCCGCTATCACGAGAACCGGCGCGCAGGGCTGGCGCCGCCGGATGCCCTGGCCGACGCCTACCGTCGGGTGGCCCCCGTGATCGTCGGATCGTCCGCCACGATCGCCACCGCGCTGTTCTGCCTGACCTTCGCCAAGGTGAACTTCCTGCGTAGCGCCGGGATACCCAGTGGGATAGGTGTTCTCGCGGCGATGCTGGGTGCGCTGACGTTGACACCGGCATTGATCGGTTGGTTCAGCCGGCGCGGATGGATCGAGCCGCGCGCGGCACGGGCCAGTCGCCGATGGCGCAAGATCGGCACCGCCGTCGCCCGCTGGCCGGTTCCGATCCTGGTGGTCGCCGTGGCCGCGCTGATCGTCTGCACGGTGCCGCTGCTGGGCGCCAAGCTCAGCTTCTCGGAGCTGTCCGCGCAGCCGGCCGGCACCGACTCCAGTCGCGGATACCAGGCGGTTCACGGCCGTTTCCCGGACAACCGGCTGTTGCCCGAGATCGTCTCCATCGAGGCCGACCGCGACCTGCGCAATCCCGCCGGGCTCATCACAATCGAGCGGGTCACCAGAAAGATCCTGGAGGTACGCGGGGTACGCACGGTGCAATCCGCGAGTCGGCCGGCAGGGACCCCCGTCCGCCAGGGCACGTTGACCTACCAGGCCGGTCAGATCGGCGAACAGCTCGACGGCACAGCGCAATCCGCGCTCAACGGGATGAACTCCGTGGACACCGTCAGCGCCACCATCGGCCGGCTCGACGGCGCTCTCGACGGCATGCAACGCGGGTTGAGCGGTGCCGTCGACGGACTGAACCGGGTCGGGGCCGGCTCGCAGGACATCGGCGCCGGCATGACCGGGCTGCAGGGCAACCTGCAGGAGGTGTCCGGGTATGCCGATCCGCTGCGCCAATTCGTCGACAACAACCCCGACTGTGCGGCCAACCCGATCTGTGCGGCGGTGCAGAAGATCGTCACGCCCCTCGACGACGCGGTCAGCGCGACGGGCACCCTCGCCGGCGGTGCAGGGGCACTCGAGGACGGTGCCGCCAGTGCCACCAAGTCACTCGACGGGGCGGCCAAGGGCGTCGCGACGATGCGCTCGGCGTTGGCCCAGCTCCGCAGCCTCACCACCACCCTGCGTTCCAGCCTGGGCTCCGTCGGCCCGCAGATGCAGCAGATGACCGGCTACCTGTCACAGCTGAGCTCCGATTTCGACGGTAGCTCAGACGGTGGATTTTATTTGCCGCCAAGGACTTTCGACGATCCGCAGTATCGGCGGGTGATGGGCATGATGTTCTCCCCGGATGGCCACGCCACCCGGTTGCTGATCTACGGCGACGGTGAGTCCTGGGGGCGGGACGGCGCTGATCGATCCGCCGAGATCCGCATCGCCGCGGCCGAAGCACTCAAGGACACCCCGCTGGCGGCCAGCGGCGTCGTCGGCCTCACCGGGGTCGGCACTGCCACCGCAGAACTCGTCACCTACGTGCAGCACGACTTCACCCTGCTCGTGATCGCCACGCTCGTCCTGATTTTCGTGATCGTGGCCGGCATGCTGCGCAGCCCGGTCGCCGGGATCGTGGTGTTGGCCACCGTCACCATCTCCTACGCATCGGCGCTGGGGGCCAGCGTGGCCATCTGGCAGTTTCTGGTCGGCCAACCGCTGCACTGGGCGGTGCCCGCTCTGGCGTTCATCGCCCTGGTCGCAGTCGGGGCGGATTACAACCTGCTGCTGGCGATGCGGTTGCGCGACGAGGCCCGGGCCGGTGTGCGCACCGCGACGATCCGGGCCTTCGCCGGCACCGGCAGCGTCGTCACGATCGCCGGGATCGTGTTCGGGCTGACGATGTTCGCGATGCTCGGTGCCAGTGTGGTGACGATCGCCCAGGTGGGTTCCACCATAGGCATCGGACTGCTGATCGACACCCTGGTGGTGCGGACCTTCGTGGTGCCGCCGATCGCGGTGCTGCTCGGCCGCTGGTTCTGGTGGCCGCGGCGGGTGCCGGCGATGCCGGGCGCAGACAGCGGGGCATGA
- a CDS encoding TetR/AcrR family transcriptional regulator, with translation MSRTMDTMGIRERLIEESLQVLEESGPEALSARMLAKRIGASTMAVYTHFDGMPGLYEALVRESYMRFGEHLSRRPDTDDPVADLLASGLAYREYALTYPQRYRLMFGITSPSIALPIGRDLTLDGNPADLSEINSVFAQIPVFVRRCMDIGAIDEGDPVAVAAQIWTMMHGYVLAEIIGVFGTDGGGVSRVLAPHISNLLVGLGGDRERIQQSFQRIDPPSTLPHPHTAATTKAARPGRRARPGQT, from the coding sequence ATGTCCAGAACGATGGACACCATGGGAATTCGCGAGCGCCTGATCGAGGAGAGCCTCCAGGTTCTCGAGGAGAGCGGGCCGGAGGCACTCAGTGCCCGCATGCTGGCCAAGCGGATCGGCGCCTCGACGATGGCGGTATACACCCACTTCGACGGCATGCCCGGCCTGTACGAGGCGCTCGTGCGGGAGTCGTACATGCGGTTCGGTGAGCATCTGAGCCGACGCCCGGACACCGATGACCCGGTGGCCGACCTGCTCGCCTCCGGACTGGCCTACCGCGAGTACGCGCTCACCTATCCGCAGCGTTACCGGCTGATGTTCGGAATCACCTCACCGTCCATCGCCCTGCCGATCGGACGCGACCTCACGCTGGACGGCAACCCGGCGGACCTGTCCGAGATCAACTCGGTCTTCGCCCAGATCCCCGTGTTCGTCCGGCGTTGCATGGACATCGGCGCCATCGACGAGGGCGATCCGGTGGCCGTCGCCGCGCAGATCTGGACCATGATGCACGGCTACGTGCTGGCCGAGATCATCGGAGTCTTCGGCACCGACGGCGGTGGCGTCTCGCGGGTGCTGGCACCGCACATCAGCAACCTCCTGGTCGGACTCGGCGGCGATCGGGAACGTATCCAGCAGTCGTTTCAGCGCATTGACCCACCGTCGACGCTGCCGCACCCGCATACGGCAGCGACTACCAAAGCAGCCCGGCCCGGGCGACGGGCCCGTCCGGGCCAGACCTGA
- a CDS encoding AAA family ATPase yields MTAPRLQADQRDAAEAQRIVGAVTSTFATRVVGQDHLRESMLVALLAGGHLLLESVPGLAKTTAARVVAESIDGRFRRIQCTPDLLPSDIIGTQIYEAEHNSFATQLGPVHANIVLLDEINRSSAKTQSAMLEAMEERQTTIAGVEYPVPEPFLVIATQNPVDQEGTYPLSEAQTDRFMLKEIVGYPSIEDEVEIAARMDAGLYDRGHRAAPVVTMDDVRRVQGIVRSVYLDRALVEYASRLVAVTREPEQHLPANLARVIEYGASPRATLAFCRTSRALATLRGRDHVVPDDIARLAHRVLRHRLILGFEAATARITSDVVVDAVLRAVQVP; encoded by the coding sequence ATGACCGCACCGCGATTGCAGGCTGACCAGCGTGATGCCGCCGAGGCCCAGCGCATTGTGGGCGCGGTGACCTCGACGTTCGCCACCCGGGTGGTCGGCCAGGACCACCTGCGCGAATCGATGTTGGTCGCGCTGCTCGCCGGTGGCCACCTGCTCCTCGAGAGCGTTCCCGGGCTGGCCAAGACCACCGCAGCCCGGGTGGTGGCCGAGTCCATCGACGGCCGCTTCCGCCGTATCCAGTGCACCCCCGACCTGCTGCCCAGCGACATCATCGGAACCCAGATCTACGAGGCCGAGCACAATTCGTTCGCCACCCAACTCGGCCCGGTACACGCCAACATCGTGTTGCTCGACGAGATCAACCGCTCCAGCGCGAAGACCCAGAGCGCCATGCTGGAGGCGATGGAGGAACGCCAGACCACGATCGCCGGCGTCGAATATCCCGTCCCCGAACCATTTCTCGTCATCGCCACCCAGAACCCCGTCGACCAGGAAGGCACCTATCCGCTGTCGGAGGCGCAGACCGACCGGTTCATGCTCAAGGAGATCGTGGGCTATCCCTCGATCGAGGACGAGGTCGAGATCGCCGCCCGGATGGATGCCGGTCTCTACGACCGCGGCCACCGCGCCGCCCCGGTGGTCACCATGGACGACGTGCGCCGCGTCCAGGGCATCGTCCGGTCGGTATATCTGGACCGCGCCCTGGTCGAATACGCCAGCAGGCTGGTCGCCGTCACCCGCGAACCCGAGCAGCACCTACCGGCGAACCTGGCCAGGGTGATCGAGTACGGCGCCAGCCCTCGAGCCACTCTGGCGTTCTGCCGGACGTCGCGCGCTCTGGCGACGCTGCGGGGCCGCGACCACGTGGTACCCGACGACATCGCCCGGCTGGCGCACCGCGTGCTGAGACACCGGCTGATCCTCGGCTTCGAAGCGGCGACTGCCCGGATCACCTCCGACGTCGTCGTCGACGCGGTGCTCCGCGCGGTCCAGGTCCCGTGA
- a CDS encoding nuclear transport factor 2 family protein, protein MTGPVLDELLHIERAGWDSLCESTGADFYGELMLPDAVMVLANGMVMDRNTVVSALAQSPPWRAYEISGVHLIAVDDDNAVLVYTGTAYRDADEPAFVGAMSSVYHRTAGVWKLTLYQQTRKAE, encoded by the coding sequence ATGACCGGTCCAGTGCTCGACGAACTCCTGCACATCGAACGCGCCGGCTGGGATTCACTGTGTGAGTCGACCGGCGCCGACTTCTACGGCGAGCTGATGCTTCCCGACGCCGTCATGGTCCTCGCCAACGGCATGGTGATGGACCGGAACACCGTCGTCAGCGCGCTGGCCCAATCCCCGCCGTGGCGGGCCTACGAGATCAGCGGCGTGCACCTGATCGCCGTCGACGACGACAACGCGGTGCTGGTCTACACGGGTACCGCCTACCGCGACGCCGACGAGCCCGCGTTCGTCGGCGCGATGTCCAGCGTCTACCACCGGACCGCAGGCGTGTGGAAGCTCACGCTGTACCAGCAGACCCGCAAGGCCGAGTAG